The following are encoded in a window of Hemicordylus capensis ecotype Gifberg chromosome 12, rHemCap1.1.pri, whole genome shotgun sequence genomic DNA:
- the MIS12 gene encoding protein MIS12 homolog — protein sequence MWRERAASWGRVATVFLLSSRPTQGSQEISTPRVDNLHVRMSDIPMVYETQFFGFTPQTCMLRIYIAFQDHLFHMMLVVEEVILKKLENMSHLKVTPSLIRMGTEKFLSVMKEHFNLFFGKMEQMLLQIVLSIPKNVLHLEDKVQEKFNHSAAQFQDLQKEIGALEQQVKAETAAEQALRAELEEQKAVQVHLEKTLQWFDSLDSVCRAHGTSNLKESLAFLKKTSHKLQDIVREVDKHTTSQKQYVGQKEEVGEQSRTLPHLDQ from the exons ATGTGGCGGGAAAGGGCGGCATCTTGGGGTCGAGTAGCTACGGTGTTCCTCCTGAGTTCGAGACCCACCCAGGGAAGCCAAGAG ATTTCCACACCGCGTGTCGACAATCTGCATGTCAGAATGTCTGACATTCCAATGGTCTACGAGACCCAGTTCTTTGGCTTCACCCCTCAAACGTGCATGCTGCGGATCTATATTGCCTTCCAGGACCACCTTTTCCACATGATGCTGGTAGTGGAAGAGGTGATTCTGAAGAAACTGGAGAACATGAGCCACCTTAAGGTCACCCCTTCCCTAATCCGGATGGGCACCGAGAAGTTCCTTTCCGTCATGAAGGAGCATTTCAACCTGTTCTTTGGCAAAATGGAACAGATGCTTCTCCAGATTGTGCTGAGCATCCCAAAGAACGTCTTGCATCTGGAAGACAAGGTCCAAGAGAAATTCAACCATAGTGCAGCACAGTTTCAGGATCTGCAGAAAGAGATTGGTGCGTTAGAACAACAAGTGAAGGCGGAAACAGCTGCAGAGCAGGCTCTTCGAGCCgaactggaagaacaaaaagCCGTCCAGGTGCACCTTGAAAAGACACTGCAGTGGTTCGACAGCTTGGACAGCGTATGCAGAGCGCACGGGACCAGCAACCTCAAAGAAAGCCTGGCCTTCCTGAAGAAAACCTCCCACAAACTGCAGGACATCGTGCGAGAAGTCGACAAACACACCACATCACAGAAGCAATATGTGGGTCAAAAGGAAGAGGTTGGAGAACAAAGCAGGACCCTCCCCCATTTGGACCAATAA
- the DERL2 gene encoding derlin-2, with the protein MAYQTLRQEYLQVPPVTRAYTTACVLTTAAVQLELITPFQLYFNPELIFKHFQVWRLITNYLFFGPVGFNFLFNMIFLYRYCRMLEEGSFRGRTADFVFMFLFGGLLMTLFGLFVNLVFLGQAFTIMLVYVWSRRNPFVRMNFFGLLIFQAPFLPWVLMGFSLLLGNSIIVDLLGIAVGHIYFFLEDVFPNQPGGGRLLRTPSILKTIFDTPEDDPNYNPLPEERPGGFAWGEGQRLRG; encoded by the exons aTGGCGTACCAGACCTTACGCCAGGAGTACTTGCAGGTGCCTCCCGTCACCCGGGCCTACACCACCGCCTGCGTCCTGACCACCGCCGCTGTG CAATTAGAATTAATCACACCTTTTCAGCTGTACTTCAACCCTGAATTAATATTTAAACATTTTCAA GTATGGCGGCTTATTACAAATTACCTTTTCTTTGGACCAGTTGGATTCAATTTTTTATTTAATATGATTTTTCt ATATCGCTACTGCCGCATGCTCGAGGAAGGGTCATTCCGGGGCCGGACGGCAGACTTTGTATTTATGTTCCTTTTTGGTGGACTGTTAATGACT CTCTTTGGCTTGTTTGTCAACTTGGTGTTCCTGGGGCAGGCCTTCACCATCATGCTGGTATATGTCTGGAGCCGCAGGAATCCTTTTGTCCGCATGAACTTCTTTGGGCTGCTCATCTTCCAGGCTCCTTTCCTTCCCTGGGTACTCATGGGATTCTCCCTTCTGTTGGGGAACTCCATTATTGTCGACCTCCTAG GAATTGCTGTGGGCCACATCTACTTTTTCTTGGAAGATGTCTTTCCCAATCAGCCTGGGGGAGGAAGGCTTCTGAGGACACCCTCGATTCT GAAAACAATATTTGATACGCCAGAAGACGATCCCAATTACAACCCGCTGCCTGAAGAGCGACCCGGAGGTTTTGCCTGGGGCGAGGGACAGCGGCTGAGAGGCTGA